The genomic window gagggacggAAATTCCTTTATTGTTGGTGGGTGTTATGGTAACAACGATGAAGATGAAGGGGTGCAGTCTCGTAGTTGAGCAAAGATTGAAATAAAGGTGGTGAAGGGGAGAAAGGCTTGCtcgaattttaaaaatcaaatttgaaaataaatttatttatagtttgTTTAAACAAAAACACACTATAGTCCATAATTCTTCTATAAATGATCAAATTGCACCCTCAATCAAAAATCAGAACAGGTTAAGATTGAATTATAACACTTACATTTATGGTACGAAGTCTAATGATCTCCCGATATCCAAAGCTCTCTCCTCatttttcatgtaaatattatttaacccATGAGTTTTTGGTCAAATAACCGGTCAGTccctatagtttaaaaaatagaatcttTCTGTTTGAATCTTTTCTTATAACTGGGTTCTTCCATTAGTTTtccatgataatttaattattattttactaaaatatcCTTCATTTCTATCGAAATATCAAATTTTACCTATTACAAACAAAACTCAAAGTATAGGCAATTTGGACATTTACAAAACAAGATCAACAGTCAAATAACATCTTGAAAACAAGGATTGACTTATAAAATCTCAAGAAACCAGGGACTGAATAACATCTTGCATCCACAGTCGAGAGAGCAACCAATGACGACATCATATTGAtccactctaaaaaaaaaaatagatacaaagagaatagaaataaaatactaCTAATCACTCCCTAAAATTTCCCACCCTCTTCTAGGAAAATGATATAACATCCAATATTTAGACAAATAGAGAGTGCCCAAAACCCAGGATGCATTTGTCATCCAAAGAATGAATAAATGAAAAGCACTAATTCACAATACTCTTTCGTGGGACGTTTTAAACAAATATGATTGATTGGATTCAGATGAGATAAATATGAAAACACCTAGAACAAAATAAGGAACCTGAAAATCAGGTCTTCATTGTGAGGGAGGGAGAGGCGAGCCTGGCAAGTCATCGACTGGAGGTGGAGGAGATGGCCCGAAGTCGAGATTTGGGTAGACGCCTGGTGGCCTTTCCCGGGGTTCGATTGATAATAACTGGCTTGAATCACCCACGACATCAGCCCATCCATAATGAGGTTCAGcccttttttcaaaaacatgaaattttttaagttaatccAATTGTATAAGTGAAATTTACATCTTTAGTGCAAGTACTAAGAAAAGCACATTCTTACTCATAATAGGTTTCTTCGTCCACAACGATATCCCAGCTTTCACTTGTCGTGCTTTTTCCGTATTTGTGAACTTTCCTGTAGGATAAAGAAACATTAGATGATGGTTCCAAATACAGCATGGAGAACAAACTAACATATAAACAGAGTTGCATACCCGTTTCCAAAATGTTCCTCTCCCCACGTCCTTGACCAACCTGAACATGAAGCACAATAAGTTACACCAGACTCCAGAAACTATGTAAATATAGTCAAACATGGACATTTCAATCAGACAACTCAATCCAGTCATGTTGACAAGAACAACTCATGGGCTAAGTTAATTCCTGTTCCCCTCCTAAATACATGGTAGAATGTCCTATCGAGTCCATTTGTATTCTACAAGTGCACATCAGTGATGCACTGGATTACTTAATCTCCACAGTTAAAGCAACAAGAAGAAAGGAGTTTGAAGCTGTGGTAGAAACTAAATTAGACCTGGTTACAACAAACCTAGCAAGTTAAGAGTTCAAATATGTGAGAGAAGTTAATCTTCCTGGATTGTGAATGTTGGCAGGCTACTGTAAAAGTGAGTTTCCAAATCAATGTATGGGTAATGAGAGTATCCTATGAAGGATGTACTTGAATAAGTTTCTAATAAACAAAGGCAGTGGTCTTAAgtaaaatcaacataaataattaaaggaGATTAGGTCAGAGGCACATATAACATGAGTAAACACATACGTCCACCAATTGGAGAAACATGCCATGTCTCTCCATGGCGTGAACCTATGCCAGCAAAGAACTTTTCTTCCCACTTGTCTCCCCATTTGGTTCCCAATTCAGTCTCGGCCCATTTATCTGTCCTGAGGAGTGAAACAAGAACACTCAGTGAAACTATTTTCAAGCTCTTCCAATTATGAAGTTAATTGAGACACATGAAGAGGAGTAAAACTTGGTGCAATCTTTCCATTATTCCCAAAGCAGAGTGATAGgtacaaagaaaagaagtgcTATTGAAAAATTGAGACCACTTTAAGTTTCACATATTTTCtgagatatttttattgtatcattGTTCAAAACAATGACCGTTTTCTAAAAGTTTCCAAGGACAGAAACAATTATTCATATATTTGGTTTCAACACATATTTCATGATAACTTTTCCTCCAACATCTACTGCACCTTCAGCATCTGAAATCCTGAAAATTTCTATACTAATAGTCAGGCTGTGAGTACTTGAGACCTTTCAACTGTTTATAACTGATCTCAAAGCCTCTTTTCTTAAGACATCAATAGATTAGTAATTCGACATGGATGATGACAGATAATGAGTATACAAATGTCCAAAATTAAAAGCAAGCTAAAAGCAGATTGAAGTCCAAAGGGACGATAAGATGGAGAATGGGAGAACCATTTTGTAACAGAGCCTCTTCCATCGTAATGCTCTCCCCACTTCTCCCACCATGACTGCTCATTCAATCTTCCATACTTATTTGCCCCTTTCTCAGTCCAGCCTTTAGCGTCATATTTCTCCCACCTGTGTCCAAAATTAAAGCATACTTAACCAAAACAACTTATATTCATCATAATCACTCTGCATTGGAATATTAGCTTACCATTTCTCATACCATCCAGCATTTTCAGTGCCCGATTTCGCTTGTTTCTGTGCACTCCTCTCTATTCTTGCAAGATTACTGCAGTAACAAAATAAGAAAGtgatttattaatgaaaagTTCAAACCATGATAAACAGAAGACAATTTTTTCATGACCTAAGctcaattttatttgtatagGCAGCATGGTAGAAACTATACCTCCATTCATCTTGATGAAGCATCTCTTGCCATGTTTCCCACCACGAATCCCCTTCAGCATTTCTTCCAGATTTCTCCACACCTAAGAAGTATGAACTCGATTGAGGGTGAACACTTCAATATGATTAAACCTCCAACccactaaaattgaaaataatcatCCTGTCATGTAAATGATAAGACAAGCAATATACCTAGCTCTTTGTATCCTGTCCAGTCACTTTTCTCCCACCACTGTCAAGGAGATCaataaatccaattaaatgCATCCACCTGGGATGATACTTAGTGGGGTTATAAAATCAATGACAAagttgaataaattgaaaaaaaaaaaaaaacaaatcatgacaATTGACTAGTTACATCGAGCTGAACATTTCAGAAAGCTCGCGTCCATAACCTTTATCACCATTCCTACCAGAtactggaaaagaaaagaagggagcAAAGACAAGATGCAACCTTTCATAAGAAATTGCGTCGGCATCATCAACAACCTTTACTACGGTGTAATTCAACTTAAAGGGGGTGAttagttataaaatcaaaaccttGAGGACGATCAAGTCCTAGCTTAATGAATTTTGGATACTGGGACTATAATCACATCGGATAGTACAAAAAAGGATGTAAAACTGGTTACCACCTAGAATCTGGATTCAAAATCAGAACA from Populus trichocarpa isolate Nisqually-1 chromosome 5, P.trichocarpa_v4.1, whole genome shotgun sequence includes these protein-coding regions:
- the LOC7494685 gene encoding uncharacterized protein LOC7494685 isoform X1, which translates into the protein MAASSSGFTAHLGFKLSRFSSSPFHAYSHGLESRKKKRRGRLFLDGNGVRVSRISCCCSDSVVRRASGSGNSVEKPEEKRSHRSRFQAIPALPFPSHQSRFGTKQEKFYPRCTPRNTGPQSRDTPPKRDTGIANEKDMGINLLKENVSETGTNEDGSTWFRESGEDLGANGYRCRWTKMGGRSHDDSTQWEETWWEKSDWTGYKELGVEKSGRNAEGDSWWETWQEMLHQDEWSNLARIERSAQKQAKSGTENAGWYEKWWEKYDAKGWTEKGANKYGRLNEQSWWEKWGEHYDGRGSVTKWTDKWAETELGTKWGDKWEEKFFAGIGSRHGETWHVSPIGGRWSRTWGEEHFGNGKVHKYGKSTTSESWDIVVDEETYYEAEPHYGWADVVGDSSQLLSIEPRERPPGVYPNLDFGPSPPPPVDDLPGSPLPPSQ